From a region of the Helianthus annuus cultivar XRQ/B chromosome 5, HanXRQr2.0-SUNRISE, whole genome shotgun sequence genome:
- the LOC110942965 gene encoding uncharacterized protein LOC110942965 codes for MATYEMLYGRRCRTPVCWGVVGPRGLAHTDVIQTTNEKIDLVRTHLKAAQDRQKSYADKRRRPIEFQVGDKVMLKVSPWKGIIRFRKRGKLSPRFIGPFEIIERVGKVAYRLEVPEELSGIHSTFHVSNLRKCLADETTRIHYDDIEVDNSLNYAVKPIAILDRKVKSLRNKEINQVKVKWEHRKGADTTWESEEKMQRLYPILFGK; via the coding sequence ATGGCCACGTATGAGATGTTATATGGTAGAAGGTGCCGAACCCCAGTGTGTTGGGGAGTAGTTGGTCCACGAGGATTAGCTCATACCGATGTAATCCAAACTACGAATGAGAAAATCGACTTGGTCCGAACTCACTTAAAAGCAGCTCAGGATCGACAAAAATCATATGCGGATAAACGAAGAAGGccaatagaatttcaagtgggtgATAAAGTAATGTTGAAAGTATCGCCGTGGAAGGGGATAATTCGGTTTAGAAAAAGAGGAAAattgagcccaagatttattgggccattcgaaatcattgaacgAGTTGGTAAGGTAGCATACCGTCTCGAGGTGCCTGAGGAGTTGAGTGGGATacatagcacattccacgtgtcaaatctccGAAAATGTTTAGCGGATGAAACCACTCgtatccactacgatgatatcgaggtggataacagtctTAACTATGCAGTAAAgccaattgcgattttagatcgtaaagtGAAGAGTTTGAGAAACAAAGAGATCAACCAAGTGAAAGTTAAATGGGAACACAGGAAGGGTGcggataccacatgggaatccgaagaaaaaatgcaacggctctaccctaTATTATTTGGTaagtaa
- the LOC110942966 gene encoding N66 matrix protein-like — protein sequence MVTSSKPASITEAIDLSVSLTEEAIRLNKFSNSDQKKKETHVESSGENKRKFSNFKKGTSSVSKKRNVNQPEEVKTGAEVKGKGYMGALPKCDACQYHHSGQCRLRKCESCGKTGHSKETCCAGTGAGRGGQRGYGNGNGNRQQGGNGGNGNRGNTRNQAGNRGANINRGGNGNGNGQGPGCFNCGDIGHFK from the coding sequence ATGGTCACATCGTCAAAACCAGCATCAATTACTGAAGCCATCGATCTGAGCGTGTCACTGACAGAAGAAGCCATCAGACTAAACAAGTTTTCGAATTCTGACCAGAAGAAGAAAGAAACTCATGTTGAATCCTCAGGAgaaaacaaaaggaagttctccaATTTTAAAAAGGGTACCAGCAGCGTCAGCAAGAAAAGGAATGTGAACCAACCAGAGGAAGTTAAAACTGGTGCTGAAGtcaaaggaaagggatatatgggcgcTCTGCCCAAGTGTGATGCATGCCAGTATCATCATTCTGGCCAGTGCAGATTAAGGAAATGTGAGTCTTGCGGGAAGACTGGCCACTCAAAAGAAACATGCTGTGCTGGTACTGGTGCTGGTCGTGGTGGTCAGCGAGGATATGgaaatggtaatggaaaccgccaacaGGGAGGAAATGGCGGGAATGGAAATCGTGGAAATACTAggaatcaagctggtaaccggGGGGCGAACATCAATCGAGGCGGTAATGGGAATGGTAACGGTCAAGGACCGGGATGTTTTAACTGCGGGGACATCGGGCACTTCAAGTGA
- the LOC110942964 gene encoding uncharacterized protein LOC110942964, protein MRPFAEIINTAREREIELKKQIERGERRAQEVNPSPTKKARTTDSSKKQEGKSSTPSCKVCGKGHKGECRFKDRPCPICGKTGHTAALCPGKVSVCYKCYQPGHKKSECPELIGKKDDKNTHTETPKAKARSFQLTAAKAKTEPDVVSVLTMRNMGEFQVVVGMDWLSRHHAKVVCFRKEIKLTSPSGKSVTVHGEKEGKPIMCSMIKAYKLMWHGCRAFMIYANEPDKGSLRIEDVPVVREYADVFPEDLPGILPERES, encoded by the exons ATGAGACCCTTTGCTGAAATTATCAATACCGCTCGAGAAAGAGAAATAGAGCTAAAGAAACAAATTGAAAGGGGTGAAAGAAGGGCGCAAGAGGTTAATCCAAGCCCTACGAAAAAGGCACGCACGACTGACTCATCGAAAAAGCAAGAGGGAAAGAGCAGCACGCCAAGTTGTAAAGTATGCGGGAAAGGGCACAAGGGCGAGTGCCGGTTTAAGGACAGGCCATGTCCTATATGTGGGAAGACCGGGCACACGGCTGCGTTATGCCCGGGGAAAGTGTCGGTGTGTTACAAATGTTATCAGCCGGGTCACAAGAAATCTGAGTGCCCGGAGTTGATCGGAAAGAAGGATGACAAGAATACACATACTGAGACACCAAAGGCAAAAGCGAGATCCTTCCAGTTAACAGCAGCAAAGGCGAAAACGGagcccgatgtggtctcag TATTGACGATGAGGAatatgggagaattccaagtagtggtcgggatggattggctatcccgacaCCATGCGAAAGTCGTATGTTTCCGCAAGGAGATAAAATTAACATCTCCAAGTGGGAAATCAGTTACCGTACATGGCGAGAAAGAGGGTAAACCCATTATGTGCTCAATGATAAAAGCTTACAAGCTCATGTGGCACGGTTGTAGggcattcatgatatacgcaaaCGAACCAGACAAGGGATCACTAAGGATTGAAGACGTACCGGTGGTACGCGAATATGCTGACGTGTTTCCGGAAGATCTACCGGGAATACTGCCAGAACGGGAGTcatag